From Streptomyces kaniharaensis, the proteins below share one genomic window:
- a CDS encoding nuclease-related domain-containing protein: MAGIPDQRHGAGASAARMGQQQLDAERARQHARARWALPAAAVGGLVLAVLLGLPWWLGLVLVLVVVGAVARRVYRPVGNSWTIGAAGERRTAQLLIPLQRDGWTALHDRAVPGSRANVDHLLIGPAGVLMVDTKNWQSSKSTLRIDGGRLFYGKYDQSKTLRTAAWEAEQTSRALGVPVRALVAVHGASVPGGW, translated from the coding sequence ATGGCAGGGATTCCTGACCAGCGGCACGGGGCGGGGGCGTCTGCGGCCCGGATGGGCCAGCAGCAGCTCGACGCCGAGCGGGCCCGCCAGCACGCGCGGGCCCGCTGGGCTTTACCGGCGGCCGCGGTCGGCGGCCTGGTCCTGGCCGTGCTCCTCGGCCTGCCGTGGTGGCTCGGCCTGGTCCTGGTGCTCGTCGTCGTCGGCGCGGTCGCCCGCCGGGTGTACCGGCCGGTGGGCAACTCCTGGACCATCGGGGCGGCGGGCGAGCGGCGCACGGCCCAGCTGCTGATCCCACTGCAGCGCGACGGCTGGACGGCGCTCCACGACCGGGCGGTGCCGGGGAGCCGCGCGAACGTCGATCACCTGCTGATCGGCCCGGCCGGGGTGCTGATGGTGGACACGAAGAACTGGCAGAGCTCCAAGTCCACGCTGCGGATCGACGGCGGCCGGCTCTTCTACGGCAAGTACGACCAGAGCAAGACGCTGCGGACGGCGGCCTGGGAGGCGGAGCAGACGTCCCGGGCGCTCGGGGTGCCGGTGCGGGCCCTGGTCGCCGTGCACGGTGCGAGCGTGCCCGGCGGGTGGTGA